tatttattattatagaaaaaacaaaataaaaaaggaaaaaaaaagaattctaTCCACTGAAGTTGCAGTTGTACAGTGACCCCTGCTATAAAATATTACCTCTTTGCAatcttcttctccttcactCTCAATaactcactttctctctctaaatTCGTTGCAACGCAAAGCAGCAACTTTTACACCTTTTCCTTCCCTCTGTTTCTTATTCTCTCAGATCAACCTCCGCCGTTAACTCGCCGTCAAATTCTCTCCATCGCCCTTTCAAGGTCATCATCCTCCGCTTTTCTACTACTCTCTTTAATGGCTAGGTCTATAAtttgaattgatttttattttattttattggctAAAATCTTACTGATACCGATCCTTTGCTATGGTTAcactttttgtttattttatttttttggactgttattttattttatttttttttgttttgtaattttaaGTTATTGTTAATTAGTATATTGTAACATTGATTTTTCAGATTATTGAAGCATGGAAATGCGGTGattgaatattaataaaatttgctGAAGGTGTGTTTCTCGGTTTATTAATCTATTAAGTTTTTGCGgtgatttttcttttattctggtttatttcttaatatttatttttgaagtGTTTTTTTTGAAAGGATTTGATCTTCATGGGGTTCACAGGAATTTTTCAACGAGTGGTGCTATGTGTGGCTTCCTTGTTTTCCATTTGTCTCTTTGTTTCTATTTTAAGACGTGCTATTGTCCCCTACAGCATAAAGCATTTACCCTTCGGCTAAAAAGAATCTCAACCAATGTATTTTGGTGTATTTTTTTTGGCCCGACGTGTATTATTATTTGATTGTAGTTATCCAATTTCATCAAGCACAATCATGGGTTCCCGTTGTCGTTATCTTAGGTTTCGATTAGTTCAAACTTGTTTTTAATTCATTGAAATCTCAAAATTCAAGAGAGGTCTTCCGTGTTGCTTGTTGCCAACTGTACTGGCTTTGTTGTTCGGCTTTGGAGTCAATTTTCTGATAATGGGTGCGTATTCAATCATCTCAGCAACCTTTGGGGAATATGATTTGTGTGTAttgcttttattattatgatgatgatgattacTAACTGTGAAGGTATGGCTATGGAAAATGTTATGTCATTGACAGAATTGAAAATTCCTGTTTAAAAGCATTCCTTCCTCTAACCGTTCTTGTCGTTGCCGAATTCTTGATCTAGAGTCCAACAATTGTTTTCTAATTTCTAGTGTCAATAATTATGAGGTGCTACAATTATGTTTATATGGATGTGTTGCTTAGGTTGAATTTTGTGGAGATAATGTTCCCTTTTGGTACGTTGTGAAGTCCGCATGTTCCTCAATCTAGTGAAAAAAATACATCATGCAtggttatgtttttatttttggacTTGCTTTCCAGGGTTTTCATATATGGTTATTTGTTTATTTGCTTTACTTTTCTTTGGGATTGGGGAGCCTAGAGGTAAATGAATGTTACTCCTACTTAGTTATTGCTAATTGCTTGCGGaataattatgttttgttttcaGCAATTCTAATGACCCTTTTAATGTTGTCCAAACTGGTTATCATAAGAACCATTTATTAGAGTTAGCATTCCCAGGTGAATTATTGTAAGGCGTCTTCTGCTGTTTATTAGTCAATAGTCCATAATCTGAACTGCCTTGATCATCAATTCATCATAGTTTTGTGGAGAAAATCTTATTCGGTTTTATGTAGCCTGGAAATCTATGTTTTAAGTTGCAACTTGTTATTGTGGGCACTGGGCATTGATGAATTGtttatcaactatttttttgacacaataaaaaaaacttttgctAATTGCTATTGTTCAAGTGCCTTTATGACAGTAGGTAATTCTGCACAACTACTGTTAATATTTTGTAGGATACCGGTTAGAATAAGTGTTTcttctaataatttatttattaactgACTTTTGTGTGTGAATTCATACTATTCAAGGCATTAAAGAAAAGACTCCCTTGTATCATTCATGGCATCAAGATCATATGCTAACCTACTAGACTTAGCTGGAGATTTACTTGATATCCCTCATACACCAAGAACTATTCCAAGGATTATGACAGTTCCTGGAGTTATTTCTGACCTGGATGCTTCTGGTAGATATGATGGGGATTCCGATGTTAGTTCTTCTGGTTACCGGGAGAGGAAAATCCTTGTGGCAAACATGTTGCCATTACAGGCTAAGAGAGATATAGACACTGGTAAATGGTGTTTCAGTTTGGATGAGGATTCAATTCTGTTACAATTAAAAGATGGTCTTCCTTCTGATACTGAGGTGATCTATGTGGGATCCCTCAAGGTTGAAATAGAGGCCCACGAGCAGGAAGTAGTTGCTCAGAAATTACTGGAGGATTTTAATTGCATACCTACCTTTTTACCCCATGATCTCATGAAAAACTTTTATCTTGGCTTTTGCAAACAGCAGCTTTGGCCTCTCTTTCATTACATGCTACCTATGTTCCCTGATCATGGTGAGCGGTTTGACCGCACGCTTTGGAAGGCTTATGTTTCTGCAAACAAAATATTTGCAGACAAGGTTATGGAAATAATCAATCCTGATGATGATTTTGTTTGGGTTCATGACTATCACTTGATGGTTTTGCCTACATTCCTGAGGAAGCGGTATAATCGTGTTAAACTTGGATTCTTTCTTCACAGTCCTTTCCCTTCATCTGAAATTTACCGAACTTTGCCAGTAAGGGATGAAATTTTGAGGGGACTGTTGAATACTGATTTAATTGGTTTCCACACATTTGATTATGCTCGCCACTTTCTCTCTTGTTGCAAAAGAATGCTAGGTCTTGACTATGAATCTAAACGAGGACATATAGGACTTGATTACTTCGGCCGTACtatatttatcaaaattttgcCTGTAGGCATTCATATGGGTAGGCTTGAATCTGTATTAAATCTCCAATCTACAACGGCTAAACTGAAAGAGATTCAGGAAGAGTTTAAGGGTAGGAAGGTGATTCTTGGTGTTGATGACATGGATATATTTAAGGGCATCAGTCTGAAGCTTCTAGCTGTTGAGCAGCTTCTGGAACAGAATCGAGATTTGAAGGGCAAAGTTGTCCTGATACAAATTGTGAATCCTGCTAGGAGTTCGGGCAAGGGTGTTCAGGAAGCAAAAAGGGAAACATATTCAATTGCCCAGAGGATTAATGATACGTATGGCTCAAACCATTACCAGCCAGTTATTCTCATTGACCGTCCTGTTCCTCGTTTTGAGAAGAGTGCCTATTATGCTGTAGCAGAATGTTGTATTGTTAATGCTGTGAGGGATGGTATGAACTTAGTCCCGTACAAGTATATTGTCTGCAGACAAGGAACTGCACAGATGGATAAAGCTTTGAGTAGAAAAAGTGATTCTCCCCGTACAAGCACGATAGTTGTGTCTGAGTTCATCGGTTGTTCTCCTTCTCTAAGTGGAGCAATCAGGGTCAATCCCTGGAACATAGATGCTGTGGCTGATGCTCTGTATTCAGCTGTTACTATGCATGATTCAGAGAAGCAATTGAGGCATGAGAAACACTACAGGTACGTCAGTTCTCATGATGTGGCATATTGGGCACGCAGCTTTATGCAGGATTTGGAGAGAGCATGCAAAGATCATTACACCAAAAGGTGCTGGGGAATGGGTTTGGGCCTAGGGTTTAGAGTTGTTTCTCTTTCTCCTGGTTTTAGAAAATTGTCTGTCGATCACATTGTTTCAGCATACAAAAGAACCGGTAAAAGAGCTATATTTCTTGATTATGATGGTACTATCGTATCAAAGTCTTCTATAAACAAAACCCCCAGCCCTGAAGCCATATCCGTGCTAAATGATATGTGTAATGATCCTAAAAATACCGTCTTCATTGTGAGTGGAAGGGCAAGAGATTCTTTAAGTAAGTGGCTTACTTCATGCAAAAGGATTGGACTTGCTGCCGAACATGGATACTTTCTAAGGTATTTATTTAAGTTCTAGAAATATTTGGGTACCATACTTTGAACAACGCCTCACCTCCATCACTCCTCATTTTGTGGTTGCAGGTGGAATAAAGATTCTGAGTGGGAAACCAGTCAGTTGTCTTCTGAGTTTGATTGGAAGAAGATTGTTGAACCTGTCATGAAATTGTATACGGAGGCAACTGATGGATCTAATATTGAAACTAAGGAAAGTGCTTTGGTGTGGCACCATGAAGATGCGGACCCTGATTTTGGCTCCTGCCAGGCCAAAGAATTGTTAAATCATCTGGAAAGTGTCCTTGCCAATGAACCTGCAGTTGTCACCCGGGGCCAGCATATTGTTGAAGTCAAGCCACAGGTACagttctttaattttctatACTACCACCAAGTTCATAACTTTCATTGGACTTATTAAAGTCTTCCTCTATTATATGCAGGGGTTAAACAAGGGGTTGGTAGCTGAAAAGATTCTTTCCACTATGGTTAATAGTGGTAATCCGCCAGATTTTGTGATGTGCGTAGGAGATGACATTTCCGATGAAGACATGTTTGAGAGCATATTAAGGACAGTTTCATGCCCATCACTGCCGGTAGTTCCAGAGATATTTGCTTGCACTGTTGGGCAGAAACCGAGCAAGGCCAAATATTATCTGGATGATTCTGCTGATGTGATGAAGCTGCTTCAAGGCCTGGGTGGTTCATCTAAACCAAAGCCCAGGCATCTGGCACAATTCCAAGTTTCCTTTGAGAGCACGGTTTGAGTTATTAGCTCCTCATGCTTGTCTAGTTGGGAGGATTCTTGACATGTGGTGGTGGGACCTTGGTGTTGCAGATAGGATTCTCTGCACCTGAACCGGTTCGCATGGCTTGTGGAAgcatttattttttgtgttcGGTATAGTGCGGTTCATAAATGAGCTGACAATTCTTCTCAGGTACATGGTTACATTAATTGAAGTATTTGCTGGTGCCACCTTTAGCTTTAGTTGTGCTTAGAACTGTAGAGACCATACATACACTTCGTTTGCGTTGAATATGCGGGGCACCAATAGCTTGTACAGTTACACTATTTTTCTTCACTATACATAATGACCATCTGCTTTCAGATATCTTTCTTCTTCAACCACAATATCCTTTCATCCAATCCACTCAAATACTCATAACATTCTATTTCCCTCCAAatctttaattattaattttgtaattaataattttaccTCGTAACTTTATTAACTAATACTCTAATAGTATGTTTGGATGAATCAAATTATATTGTTTAaatgaagatttttttatactacTTTTTCATAAAtgtgaattatatatttttctattgatatttattatttttaatatttgagtga
The sequence above is a segment of the Phaseolus vulgaris cultivar G19833 chromosome 2, P. vulgaris v2.0, whole genome shotgun sequence genome. Coding sequences within it:
- the LOC137810636 gene encoding probable alpha,alpha-trehalose-phosphate synthase [UDP-forming] 9; translated protein: MASRSYANLLDLAGDLLDIPHTPRTIPRIMTVPGVISDLDASGRYDGDSDVSSSGYRERKILVANMLPLQAKRDIDTGKWCFSLDEDSILLQLKDGLPSDTEVIYVGSLKVEIEAHEQEVVAQKLLEDFNCIPTFLPHDLMKNFYLGFCKQQLWPLFHYMLPMFPDHGERFDRTLWKAYVSANKIFADKVMEIINPDDDFVWVHDYHLMVLPTFLRKRYNRVKLGFFLHSPFPSSEIYRTLPVRDEILRGLLNTDLIGFHTFDYARHFLSCCKRMLGLDYESKRGHIGLDYFGRTIFIKILPVGIHMGRLESVLNLQSTTAKLKEIQEEFKGRKVILGVDDMDIFKGISLKLLAVEQLLEQNRDLKGKVVLIQIVNPARSSGKGVQEAKRETYSIAQRINDTYGSNHYQPVILIDRPVPRFEKSAYYAVAECCIVNAVRDGMNLVPYKYIVCRQGTAQMDKALSRKSDSPRTSTIVVSEFIGCSPSLSGAIRVNPWNIDAVADALYSAVTMHDSEKQLRHEKHYRYVSSHDVAYWARSFMQDLERACKDHYTKRCWGMGLGLGFRVVSLSPGFRKLSVDHIVSAYKRTGKRAIFLDYDGTIVSKSSINKTPSPEAISVLNDMCNDPKNTVFIVSGRARDSLSKWLTSCKRIGLAAEHGYFLRWNKDSEWETSQLSSEFDWKKIVEPVMKLYTEATDGSNIETKESALVWHHEDADPDFGSCQAKELLNHLESVLANEPAVVTRGQHIVEVKPQGLNKGLVAEKILSTMVNSGNPPDFVMCVGDDISDEDMFESILRTVSCPSLPVVPEIFACTVGQKPSKAKYYLDDSADVMKLLQGLGGSSKPKPRHLAQFQVSFESTV